In Candidatus Hydrogenedentota bacterium, the sequence GAAAAGCACACCCGCGACCGTCGCGTGTACGCCCGAGAGGAAGAACTCCACCCAGATGACAACAAACATAAGCGTGAACACGAGCGCGTTGCGCACCCCGATCCGCGCAAAGAAGAACGAAAGCACGATCATGCCCAACCCCACGAGGAGCGGGCGCGTGGCGATTGTATCCGTGTAGAACAGCGCGATTACCGCCACGGAACCGAGGTCGTCCACGATGGCCAGCGCGATAAGAAACACCGCCAGGGAGGGCGGGACGCGCCGCGTCAGAAGCCCCAGGATCCCCGCGCAGAAGGCGATGTCCGTGGCCATGGGAATGCCCCAGCCCGGCGCGCCATCGCCTCCGATGTTGATCGCGCTATAGATGATCGCCGGGCACGCCATGCCCCCGATCGCCGCGAGAATCGGGAGTAGCGCCTTCCGGAACGACGCCAGTTCCCCCACCAGCAGCTCCCGCTTGATTTCCAGCCCCACCATGAAGAAGAAAATCGCCATGAGCCCGTCGTTCACCAGGTGGTGGAGCGATTTCGCGATTACTTCCCCGTGAATATAGAAGCCGAGGTTGACATGCCAGAGTTCCGCGTACCACTCGTATACCGGAACACCGAGGACCTTAATGCCGCAATTCGCCAGGAAAAACGCGCTGGCCGAGGCCGCCAGCAGGAACACCGCCGCCATCGCGCCGTGGTGCAGCAACTTCTGCAGCGTGGAGACCTGGTCAAGCGGCGGCGGATTCGGGGACTTGGCTCTCATTCCAATAAGGTTCCTGACTGGTCGGGTATCGCCGGCTGAACCGCCTGGCCGCCACGGATTGCGGGCCGGGCCGTAAGCCTGTGGCTCGACATCGGCTGAGGCGCGTATTCTTGTGCATTCAATGGAGTAGTGTCAAGCTACTTTTGCGTTCCATGCGTGTGCGGCGGGGTCTGTCCGCGCCGCACCGTTGCGCCGGCCCGGCCATTGGCGGAGGCCGCCGCGCACCCGTTGCACTCCCTCAAATGCTTGGTATATACTGGGGCTCCCATGGCGGGTACAGCAGTTCGATCGCCGCCTGGCGGCGTACGGTACGGCTCCAGGGCGCGGCGATTCAGGTTCGGGGATGCTGCTCTGGGGGGCCCGCATCACGCACGGAGAATGTCATGAGTAGTGCCACAATAACGGTGGGCGATAAGGAAAACACCTTTCCTTCTTTCGTCGGGTCGGAGAACGAGGTCGCCATTGATTGCACGCACCTGCGCAAGTCAACCGGCGCCATCACCTACGACCCCGGTTACGGCAACACAGGATCCTGCAAGAGCGCTATCACATATATTGACGGCGAAAAGGGAATCCTGCGGTACCGCGGCTACCCAATCGAGGATCTCGTCGGGCGGCTTCGATTCTCCCAGGTCGCGTACCTCCTCATTCATGGCGAATTGCCCGATGAGGCCCAGTTCCGAAGCTGGCGCGACGAACTCACCCGCAACAGCCTCGTGCACGAGAGCCTGCTGAAGTTCTTCGACCACTTCCCGGTCACCGCGCACCCCATGAACATTCTGGCCTCGATGATTTCGTCGATGTCGTCCTTTTACCCCTATGACGCCGAGGACGAACAGCACATTAACCTCAACGTCATGCGCCTGCTGGGCCAGGTAAAGACCCTCGCCGCGTTTTCCTACAAGAAATCCGTCGGCCAGCCCGTGGTCTACCCGCTCAACGAACTGAGCTACGCCGGCAATTTCCTGCGCATGATGTTTGCCCAGCCCACCGAGGAGTACGTTGTCTCGCCCGTGCTTGAAAAGGCCCTCGACGCCCTTCTCATCCTGCACGCGGACCACGAGCAGAATTGCAGCACATCCACCGTCCGCATGGTCGGCAGCAGCCGGGCCAACCTCTACGCCTCGATCTCGTCCGGCGTTAACGCGCTCTGGGGGCCGCTGCACGGCGGCGCCAATCAGGCCGTGCTCGAAATGCTCGAACAGATCCAGGCCGACGGCGGCGACTACAAGAAGTACGTTGAAAAGGCCAAGGACAAGGACGACAGCTTCCGGTTGATGGGATTTGGCCACCGCGTATACCGCAACTTCGATCCGCGCGCCAAGCTGCTTCGCGCCTCCTGCGACGCCGTGCTCAATGAACTCGGCATCAACGATCCGCTCCTCGATATCGCCAAGAACCTCGAGGAAATCGCCCTGCACGACGATTTCTTCATCGAGCGAAAGCTCTACCCGAATGTCGATTTCTACAGCGGCATCATCTACCGCGCGCTCGGCATCCCCACCGAAATGTTCACCGTGCTCTTCTCGATCGGGCGCATGCCCGGCTGGATCGCGCACTGGCACGAAATGCGCGCCGATCCCGACTTCCGCATCCACCGCCCGCGCCAGATTTACGTCGGGCCAACCCTGCGCCGCCTGGATTCCTGACCCCGCCCCGCGCAATAGCCATCGAAGTACTTGCCGCCCGGTAGCGACGAACACGCTGCCGGGCGTTCTTGTATGGCGCGCCCCGCGCATAGCCCGCTTGAACCGGCGCGGCCGCGCGCGGCACACTCTAAGCACAGGCCATAGCGCCGCGCCCGCGGCAAACGGAAAGGCAGCGCAACGTGTCCCTGAAAAACCGCCTGGCCGCCTGGTTCGGCAAAGAGAATCCCGCCGGCGCGGAAAGCTCCGTTGCGGCCGGAACCGAGGAAACCGAAGCAGCCCCGCCGCCGCCCGCCTCCGAAGCAACCGATGGCCCGGCCATGCCCGCGCAGGATTTTCCCGAGCCCGCCTCCCTGCACGAGCTGGCGGCGATTACGGGATCCGCCGGGCGCATCGAGGCCGCGTTGGAGAAGGGCGCGGATCCGGCGCTCCGCGACAGCGAAGGGAGGACCCCGCTGCACATCGCGGCCATGAATGGGAACGCCGAGTTAATCGATTTGCTCAGCGGCCACCTGATTTCGGTGGACCCCTACGACAACTACCGGATATCGCCGCTCCTCTACGCCCTCCGCTCGCCGCATCCCGGGGCGCCGGAAGCCGCGACGCGCCTCATCGCGAAGGGCGCCGTGCTCACGCTCAATGTGGCCTTCCGCATGGGCGACCTGCACCTGATCAACCGCCTTTTCTCCGAAAACAAAGACGCCCTGAAGTCCTGCAAGGCTCCCGAGGAACTCCTCACGGACCTGGTGGCGGCGATTCGCGGCGCGTGCGACGAGAAAATCGCCGCCAGGAATGCCCGGGGCGACGACGCGGCCGTGGAAGCCATCGAATCGGAGGTAATCGAACGCTACCTGCCCGTCATCCACCGCGTCGCCGATCAGGGTGTTCACCCGGATACCTTCGATATGGCCGGCCGTCCCGCGCTGTTCGAGGCGATCCGGTTTTCGAGCACCGTCCTCGCGGAATTCCTCCTGAAACTCGGCGCCGATCCCGATTTCGAAGCGGCGGACGGCCAAACACCGGCGCAGGCCGCCGGCGGCGCGCACCCGCGCATGCAGGCCCTGTTTCAGGAGTGTGGCGCGGAGTAGACTTAAGGATTCGCGGAAAGTCGCCATGAGCAAGATAGCCCTCAAAATCCGCGGCATGGACTGCGCCGAGGAAATCGCCATCATCAAACGCGCGCTCGCGGGCCAACTCCCCGAGTCTTCTCTCTCCTTCGATCTGATGAATGGCCGCCTCTTCGTCGAGGCCGGCGGGGAGGAGGTCCCGGCGATCATTGCCGCCATCAACGGGACCGGCATGCGGGCCATCCCCTGGGCCGATCATGTGGCGCGGCAGCAGGCCGGCGATTCTTTTTGGGAGGCCCACGGGCGAAGCCTCAGCGCCGCCGCCAGCGGCTTGTTGATCACCGCCGGATACCTCGCGCACGCCGCGCAGGCGGGTCCCCTTGCCGCCTTGGCTGGTGGGGGCGACGAAGGCGGCTACCCGGTATTCTCCATCGCCGCATTCGTGTTTGCCATCGCGACCGGGGGCTGGTTCATCTTCCCCAAGGCCGTATATGCGGCGCGCGCGATGCGCCCCGATATGAACCTGCTCATGGTAACCGCCGTGATCGGGGCCGGCATCCTCGGCGAGTGGTTTGAGGCCGCGACCGTCACCTTTCTCTTCGCGCTGGCCCTGCTCCTCGAATCCTGGAGCGTCGGCCGCGCGCGAAGGGCGATCGGGGCACTTATGGACATGGCGCCCGCCACCGCGCGCTACATCTGCCCGCATGACGGCGATATTGAGACGAAGCCCGTCGCCGATGTGCCGCCCGGCGTCACCGTGCTGGTGCGGCCCGGCGAGCGCATCCCGCTGGACGGGACCGTGACCCGGGGCGAGACCACCGTGAACCAGGCCCCAATCACCGGTGAGTCCGTTCCCGTTTCCAAGGGCCCCGGCGATACCGTCTACGCCGGCACAATTAATGAGGACGGGGCCATTGAGTTTCGATCCACGGGAGCGGCGGAGGACACCACCCTCGCGCGCATCGTGCGCATGGTGGAGGAGGCGCAGCAGCGCCGGGCCCGGTCGGAACAGTGGGTGGAGACCTTTGCCCGCTACTACACGCCCATCATGATGGCGCTCGCCATCGCCGTCGCCGTGCTGCCGCCCCTGACCTTCGGTGGAGACTGGAGCGCGTGGTTCTACCAGGCCCTCGTGCTCCTCGTAATCGCTTGCCCCTGCGCCCTCGTCATTTCGACGCCGGTCAGCATCGTCGCCGGCCTCAACACCGCCGCCCGGGCGGGCGTCCTCGTCAAGGGCGGCGTTTTCCTCGAGGCTCCATCGCGTATCCGCGCCATTGCGCTCGACAAGACCGGAACCCTCACCCGGGGCCGCCCCGAAGTCCAGCGGATCGTTCCCCTCAACGGCCACACCGAGAAGGAAGTCCTGGAACGCGCCGCCGCGCTGGAGCAGGGCAGCGAACATCCGCTTGCCCGCGCCGTGCTCGCGCGCGCGCATGCCGCCGGCGTCGCGCCACCCGCCGCCACGGGCTTCCAGGCGCTCCGGGGCAGGGGCGCCGAGGCCCAGATCAACGGGCGTGATTTCTGGATTGGAAGCCACCAGCTGCTGCACGAGAAGGGCGCGGAGACGCCCGGCATCCACGACGCCGCGCTCGCCATGGAGGATGCCGGGCACTCCGTGATCGCCCTCGGCAACGACGACCACGTATGCGGCCTCATCAGCGTGGGCGACGCCGTGCGTCCGGATGCCGCCGAGGCCGTGCGCGCCATGAAGGACGCCGGGATCGATCACGTCGTCATGCTGACGGGCGATAATCGCGGAACCGCCCAGGCCATCGCCGAGCTCGCTGGCGTGGACGATTTTCGCGCGGAGTTGCTTCCCGAGGAGAAAGTCGCGGCCGTTCGCGACCTGGTGGCGCGGTATGGCCAGGTCGCCATGGTGGGCGACGGCGTGAACGATGCCCCGGCCATGGCCGAAGCAAACCTCGGCATCGCCATGGGAGCCATGGGGACCGACGTCGCCATCGAGACCGCTGATATTGCCCTCATGGCCGACGACCTGGAAAAGATCGCGTGGCTCGTGCGCCATTCCCGCCGCACCCTGGCGGTCATCAAGCAGAACATCGCCTTTGCGCTCGGGCTCAAGCTGCTGTTCGTCCTGCTGGCCATGGGGGGATGGGCGACGCTGTGGATGGCGATCGCGGCCGACATGGGCGCTTCCCTGCTCGTGATCTTCAATGGTCTGCGCCTGCTTCGGGATCCGGCCGCGACCTCCTCCTGACCCGCGATGTTTGGCGAACTTGACTCCGGAGAGGACGCCCGGCGAATATACCGTCGGAGAGCAGCGGGCAGAGTCGAGGCAGTGTCCGCCGAGGAGATCGCCCATGTTTGGCAGGACCGGTCTGTACAGCATCTTATTTGTGGCGCTTGTTGCCGCGGCGCTCGCCATCGCCGCCAGTTCCGACAACCGGCCTGACCCCGCCGCAAGCGCGGAAGAGGCCAAACCAATCCAGCCCGGATCCGCCCTGCCCGATGTGGACGTGCGCACGGAAAGCGGGGAAACCGTCAAGATTACGGCGGCCCTCGCAGGCAAACGCGCCGCCATCGTCTTCTACCGCGGACACTGGTGTCCGTTCTGCGTCAAGCACCTTGCCGAGCTGCGGAAAATCGCCGCCGAACTCGCCGGCATGGACGTCCAGTTGGCTGGCATATCCCCCGACAAGCCGGAATACCTTGTGGAGGCGAAAAAGAAGGCCGATCTCGACTTCCCGATCTATTCGGACAGCCGATTGGACCTGGCGCGGGCCATGGGCGTCGCCTTCAAGCTCGATCCAGAAACCGCAAGCCGCTACCGGGATCACCTCGTGGAAAGCACCGGCCACGATACCGGCCAGCTGCCGGTTCCCGCCGTGTTTCTCATTGATGAATCGGGCAAGGTCGCGTGGGTCTTCTCCAACCCGGACTACAAAGTGCGGCTGTCCAACGAGGATCTCATCGCCGCCGTGAAGAAAGCGTTCTGACCCAGTTCGAGGCTCCGATTCTCCGCCGCCAGCGCAGACTCGGATCCGAAACGGCCTCCGCTCCGAAAATACACCTTTCAGCATCACCACAACCGCCTCAAGCAAACCAGATTACAACTTTTCTCCCAAGGAAGCGTCAAAGGCTGGGAGCGCAGGCGTCCCCGCCTGCCAGGCGGCGCAGCCGCCGTCCATTTTCATCCTTAAGGGGTGAAGCAAAGCGTCATGAACGCCTGCTTAGATCTGCGAATAGGGGAGGGGCCGGAGGATACGGCTGTGGATGTTCGAGACCGTATCCTTGTACTGCGGGTCCGCGCTCAGCGCCTTCCACTTGTCGTTCGCGCCAAACGCCGCCCAGCTCGCCTCGCGGTCCGCGAGATCGTCGAACACGAGCATGTACGTCAAGTTCGGGAGGCGCGACCCGATCAGCGCTTCGCCAAAGAACACGGGGGTGAGGCCCGTCTCCCGGAATATCGCGATTTCGCCGCCCTCGTTGAACATCTCGATCTTCTTGATGGCGGCCTTCTCGCTGTGGCTCTCGTAGATCCTCAACTCGAAAATGCGTTCCTTCCTCTCCGGAACTTCCAGCGCCGGCATCCCGCTGAACGAAACCAGCAGGCTGCTCTCCTGCCGGTAGTACCCCGGCCCCGGCAGCGCCGCGTCCACAAAGCCCGCGCCCGCGCGCAGGTGCTCGGCGTCGGCGGCCAGGGCGCGGTTGGCCGTGGCCGCGGATTCCAGGCTGGCGTGCGGCAAGAGCACCTCCACCGCCGTCCATTCCCCGCCGAAGACCCCCGTAAACACGCCCACCGGCCCGATACCCAGCCGGTTCCACGCGGGAATCGCGGCCTGCTCCAGGTAGTCATGAATCGCGCCGGAACGCCCGCCCGGGAGCAGGTGGTAGAGCCGGTGTTCGTAGTACTGTCGGGCCATCGGTTTCTCCTGGGCCGCGCTTTCGGCCGTGGCAAGGGCCGCGCCGGCCAACGCCGCGCCGGCGAGGAATTCACGTCGTTCCATGGGGTAGCCTTTCCACAAGCGGGCGGGGCGCCCGGTTTATTGCCGCTGTTGGTCCGCAATCTCCACGCGGCGCACCTGGACCATCAGCCGTTTCACCACGTAGTAGCCGCAGCACAGCGCGATGATAAGCGCGGCAATACTGAAATTCATCATCGGATCGATTTCACTGTAGTCGATGATGATCACCTTCCGCGCCACGGCGATAATCGCCACAAGCAGCACAACTTCCACGTAGATCGTGTTGTTCTCGACATAAATCCGGATCGTCTCAAAAAGCTCCAGCCCGATGACCACCATCAGGTAGAAGCCAAAGATCTCGAGCATGTTGTCGATATCCAGCAGCAGAAACGGCGGCGCCACGATCTGTTGATACATGATGACCCCCAGCTCGACCGTCGAAATGATGATCGTGATCATCATCATGGCGAGCAGCGAAAGCACCACACTGCGCTCAAGCAGCCGAATAAACTCAATCATGGCCTCAGTTACCCCTTCTGTGTCGTTCGGTCCCCCGCAACCCCGCGCGCTACGCGGGTCCCGCGTAGTGTAGCATACATTCATCCCGCGAATCGGGCCGTGTTATACTGCCGCCATTGGCAGGAGCAACCCCATGCGCGAGGATCAGGACAAGACGCCACCCGAATCCGGCGCCCCCGCGCCCGGCTGGTCGGACATCCCCACCCGCGGGCTTGAGCCGGACAGCGCCCCGCCCGCGCCCCGCCGCACCTTTGACCCCGCCCTCGCCGAAACCGAACCGCCCACGATCTTCGACGACGCCGCGCCCCGCGCTCCGCGGGCGTTGCGGCTCGGCCTCGGTGGCCCCCCGCGCGAACTGCCTCCCGGATACATCATCGACGAGCGCTTCGAGGTGGTCCGCCGCCTCGGCGCCGGCAGCACCGGCACGGTCTACCTCGTGAACGACTTGCGCCTCAAGGATCGCAAGGCCCTCAAGCTCATGCACCCGCCCCTCGGCGACCGCGAGGCCGCCGCCCGGCGCTTCATATCCGAAATCAAGACCCTCCAGCAGCTCAGCCATGAGAACATCATCCGCGTCTACGACTACGGGCAGACCGAAGAGGGCGGGCGCTCGTTTTTCACCATGGAATATATCGACGGCGTCAGCCTCGCCGACCTCCTCAAGAAAAAGGGCGGGCGCCTGCCACTCGATCGCGCTGCCGCGCTCATGCAGCAGATCCTCGAGGCCCTCGCCTGCGCCCACGCCCAGATGGCCCACCGCAACCTCAAGCCTGTGAATATCATGGTCCGGCCCACCGGGCGCGCGGTCCTGCTCAACTTCGGCGTCTTCACCTCCGCCAGCAGCGCCGGCCTCGCCCAGCCGACCGCCCCCGCGCTCCCCTCGCACTACCTCGCCCCCGAACAGCGCGAAAACCCCGATTGCGCCGACGCCCGCAGCGACATCTACGCCGCCGGCGCCATCTTCTACCAGATGATCACCGGCCAGGTCCCCCTCGCCGATGCGCTACCGCCCTCGCGCGTCATGCACGGCATCCCCCGCCGCGCCGACAAGGCCGTCATGAAAGCCCTCGCCGAGCGCCCCGAAGATCGCCACCCCACCTGCCAGGCCATGATCGCCGCCATCAACCGCGCCCTGACACCCGGCCCCCCCATCGCGCGCATCGCGGCCATCGTGTTCGTACTCATCGCTCTCGCCGTGGGCGCAAGTGTGCTCTGGTGGTGGTAGGGGCGCCTGGTTTTCAAGTATCTGGCTATCCGTCGAACAGGGATTGAATTGTGGTATGAAAAGGAGAGTAATCGCCGTTTGGGTCTGGCAGAAGGTATCTTTCTACAAAATTGAGCAGGTCTGCCTCTGTTAATGCCGCGTCCAGGAACGGCTCAATGGCGCCCATGCGCATGCTGTTCAGTTTCGGTATTCCGAGTCCGAGGCGCCGGATGGTCGTTTTCGCGCCCTCGTCCCCGTCGTCTGCGGGCCTGATCTCTCCGTTGCCCAGGAAAGCGAACCGCGCTTCGCATCCGGAATCGAGGGGCGACACCAGAAGATCCGGGTCATGCCAATCTCCCTTGAGATTTCCGCAGTGGCGGGGCTCGCCCGGGCACAACCGGTCCTGGCACGAGCAAAGCATATTCGTAAAGTCGAGACCATCGACGCTGCCGTCGCACTGTGGGACGAGATGCTCGATATGCCGGTCGCCCTCGGTCAAGCGGCGCTCACAGTAGCAGCATATGGATCCCTGCTCCCGCAATAGTGCTTCCAGGAGCGCAGCCTTTTCCTCCCCCCGAAGCGCGTCGCAGGTCGGTTTCCAATTGTCATTGGACAGCGCTTTCCATGCCGCCAATTC encodes:
- the nhaA gene encoding Na+/H+ antiporter NhaA: MRAKSPNPPPLDQVSTLQKLLHHGAMAAVFLLAASASAFFLANCGIKVLGVPVYEWYAELWHVNLGFYIHGEVIAKSLHHLVNDGLMAIFFFMVGLEIKRELLVGELASFRKALLPILAAIGGMACPAIIYSAINIGGDGAPGWGIPMATDIAFCAGILGLLTRRVPPSLAVFLIALAIVDDLGSVAVIALFYTDTIATRPLLVGLGMIVLSFFFARIGVRNALVFTLMFVVIWVEFFLSGVHATVAGVLFAFTIPADARYESPLFISRVGQLLDRFREAERSESALQVNSKQQRVVRAIEEECVHVEAPLQRIEHKLHPITAFIIMPIFAFANSGVHLEFSQLGSLLLEPVTLGVAAGLLLGKQAGIMGASWLAVRSGLAELPQGVRWLQLWGVSWLAGIGFTMSLFIGGLAFPAGHDAGHGSVETASHVVEMLTGAKVGTLAASLVAGVCGSAVLLLAGRPADRASSETHGHDHH
- a CDS encoding citrate synthase, coding for MSSATITVGDKENTFPSFVGSENEVAIDCTHLRKSTGAITYDPGYGNTGSCKSAITYIDGEKGILRYRGYPIEDLVGRLRFSQVAYLLIHGELPDEAQFRSWRDELTRNSLVHESLLKFFDHFPVTAHPMNILASMISSMSSFYPYDAEDEQHINLNVMRLLGQVKTLAAFSYKKSVGQPVVYPLNELSYAGNFLRMMFAQPTEEYVVSPVLEKALDALLILHADHEQNCSTSTVRMVGSSRANLYASISSGVNALWGPLHGGANQAVLEMLEQIQADGGDYKKYVEKAKDKDDSFRLMGFGHRVYRNFDPRAKLLRASCDAVLNELGINDPLLDIAKNLEEIALHDDFFIERKLYPNVDFYSGIIYRALGIPTEMFTVLFSIGRMPGWIAHWHEMRADPDFRIHRPRQIYVGPTLRRLDS
- a CDS encoding ankyrin repeat domain-containing protein — encoded protein: MSLKNRLAAWFGKENPAGAESSVAAGTEETEAAPPPPASEATDGPAMPAQDFPEPASLHELAAITGSAGRIEAALEKGADPALRDSEGRTPLHIAAMNGNAELIDLLSGHLISVDPYDNYRISPLLYALRSPHPGAPEAATRLIAKGAVLTLNVAFRMGDLHLINRLFSENKDALKSCKAPEELLTDLVAAIRGACDEKIAARNARGDDAAVEAIESEVIERYLPVIHRVADQGVHPDTFDMAGRPALFEAIRFSSTVLAEFLLKLGADPDFEAADGQTPAQAAGGAHPRMQALFQECGAE
- a CDS encoding heavy metal translocating P-type ATPase translates to MSKIALKIRGMDCAEEIAIIKRALAGQLPESSLSFDLMNGRLFVEAGGEEVPAIIAAINGTGMRAIPWADHVARQQAGDSFWEAHGRSLSAAASGLLITAGYLAHAAQAGPLAALAGGGDEGGYPVFSIAAFVFAIATGGWFIFPKAVYAARAMRPDMNLLMVTAVIGAGILGEWFEAATVTFLFALALLLESWSVGRARRAIGALMDMAPATARYICPHDGDIETKPVADVPPGVTVLVRPGERIPLDGTVTRGETTVNQAPITGESVPVSKGPGDTVYAGTINEDGAIEFRSTGAAEDTTLARIVRMVEEAQQRRARSEQWVETFARYYTPIMMALAIAVAVLPPLTFGGDWSAWFYQALVLLVIACPCALVISTPVSIVAGLNTAARAGVLVKGGVFLEAPSRIRAIALDKTGTLTRGRPEVQRIVPLNGHTEKEVLERAAALEQGSEHPLARAVLARAHAAGVAPPAATGFQALRGRGAEAQINGRDFWIGSHQLLHEKGAETPGIHDAALAMEDAGHSVIALGNDDHVCGLISVGDAVRPDAAEAVRAMKDAGIDHVVMLTGDNRGTAQAIAELAGVDDFRAELLPEEKVAAVRDLVARYGQVAMVGDGVNDAPAMAEANLGIAMGAMGTDVAIETADIALMADDLEKIAWLVRHSRRTLAVIKQNIAFALGLKLLFVLLAMGGWATLWMAIAADMGASLLVIFNGLRLLRDPAATSS
- a CDS encoding AhpC/TSA family protein; this encodes MFGRTGLYSILFVALVAAALAIAASSDNRPDPAASAEEAKPIQPGSALPDVDVRTESGETVKITAALAGKRAAIVFYRGHWCPFCVKHLAELRKIAAELAGMDVQLAGISPDKPEYLVEAKKKADLDFPIYSDSRLDLARAMGVAFKLDPETASRYRDHLVESTGHDTGQLPVPAVFLIDESGKVAWVFSNPDYKVRLSNEDLIAAVKKAF
- a CDS encoding NIPSNAP family protein: MERREFLAGAALAGAALATAESAAQEKPMARQYYEHRLYHLLPGGRSGAIHDYLEQAAIPAWNRLGIGPVGVFTGVFGGEWTAVEVLLPHASLESAATANRALAADAEHLRAGAGFVDAALPGPGYYRQESSLLVSFSGMPALEVPERKERIFELRIYESHSEKAAIKKIEMFNEGGEIAIFRETGLTPVFFGEALIGSRLPNLTYMLVFDDLADREASWAAFGANDKWKALSADPQYKDTVSNIHSRILRPLPYSQI
- a CDS encoding phosphate-starvation-inducible PsiE family protein; this translates as MIEFIRLLERSVVLSLLAMMMITIIISTVELGVIMYQQIVAPPFLLLDIDNMLEIFGFYLMVVIGLELFETIRIYVENNTIYVEVVLLVAIIAVARKVIIIDYSEIDPMMNFSIAALIIALCCGYYVVKRLMVQVRRVEIADQQRQ
- a CDS encoding serine/threonine protein kinase, with amino-acid sequence MREDQDKTPPESGAPAPGWSDIPTRGLEPDSAPPAPRRTFDPALAETEPPTIFDDAAPRAPRALRLGLGGPPRELPPGYIIDERFEVVRRLGAGSTGTVYLVNDLRLKDRKALKLMHPPLGDREAAARRFISEIKTLQQLSHENIIRVYDYGQTEEGGRSFFTMEYIDGVSLADLLKKKGGRLPLDRAAALMQQILEALACAHAQMAHRNLKPVNIMVRPTGRAVLLNFGVFTSASSAGLAQPTAPALPSHYLAPEQRENPDCADARSDIYAAGAIFYQMITGQVPLADALPPSRVMHGIPRRADKAVMKALAERPEDRHPTCQAMIAAINRALTPGPPIARIAAIVFVLIALAVGASVLWWW
- a CDS encoding TIGR02646 family protein, encoding MKFIQKGQEPPELAAWKALSNDNWKPTCDALRGEEKAALLEALLREQGSICCYCERRLTEGDRHIEHLVPQCDGSVDGLDFTNMLCSCQDRLCPGEPRHCGNLKGDWHDPDLLVSPLDSGCEARFAFLGNGEIRPADDGDEGAKTTIRRLGLGIPKLNSMRMGAIEPFLDAALTEADLLNFVERYLLPDPNGDYSPFHTTIQSLFDG